CGAATACGCTCGTCAATGACATCCAACTGTTCTTTAGCCGCATCATACTCCTCTTTGGCAAGTCGATAATCTTCTTCTGCAATAAGTTGCTCTTTTATCAGGCGACTGTATTGCTCATAACGGCGCTGTTTCACCAGCCGATCTTTATTTAGCCCAATACGCTCTTGTTTTAAACGCAAGCGTTCCTGCTCCATGCTAATACGGGTATTACGAAGTTCATTCTCCTGATAAGCCAGATCCGCTTCGCTCTGCATAATACCAATATTTAGTAACGGATTACTGAGACGCAAAATCACGTCGCCTGCCTTCACCATAGCACCTTCTTCTTTTAGACGTTCTTCCACACGTCCACCTTCCACGGCATCCATATAAATAATACGATTAGGCATTACCTGACCAATGACACGAATATAGTCATTAAACTCACCACGGTTAACGGTAGCAATCGTCAGACGTTCTTTCTCCACAGTCATGGAAGAGGTAGTGTCTCTGAATATGAAATATAAAACAACGGCAATAACAAAGGCTATACCACCTATTACATATAGATGTTTACGGGTAATGCCGGGTTTACGTTCAATAGGTGTATCCATAAGGAATCAATCAAAAATAGGGTTATTATAAATTAGTTATTAAAGAAGTATCAACTTTGTTATTCAAAATATATAAACTCTGCCTTTATAAGAAAGTTCCCTCCCGGTAATATTTCTCCAGTTTCATCATCATTTCTACCTGCAAGCGCACACGAACCAGTTCTGCTTTGGCGGAAATAAAACGATTGCGGGCTTCCATTAACTGAAAGACAGAGATAAGCCCTTCTTCCCACTTTCGTTCGGATTCTTTCAAGACCAGAGTTTCCGCGCTCAATTGCTGCAATACCTGTTGATGTTCCGTATAGCCGGCACGTAGGGAAAGAAGAGTTTGCTCAATTTCAGTATATAGCTGTTGCTTCTCCAATTCCTCTTCATTCTTCAGGCGATACAAGTTCAATTTCAACTTCCTTTGATTCGTAAAACGTTCAAAACCGCTCAACAAAGGGAAAGAGATACCGATACCGATATATTTTCCTATATTATCCCGCAATTGCCTGGCGGAAAATGCAGTGTTGTAGAAATTAGAACCTACCGTAAAGCGGCCATAAACAGAAGGAGAAAAAGCTCCGCCCGCCATTGCATATTCTTTGCGGGCAGCTTTCTGCTTTAAGCTAATCATACGCATGGCAGGGAGTACTTCCAACGATTGTCTATACAATGTTTCCGTAGAGGGGAGTGAAAGTAACGGGAGTTTATTCAATTCGACAATCGTATCCTGAATGACAAGTGTATCACCCGACTGAAAGTTCATCAACTGTTCCAGATGCAGTAATGACAACCGACAGCTATTAGCACGGGATTGGTAACGATATATATCCCCTTCCCTGCGGGCTTTTACCTCTTGCAAGTCGGAAACGGATTTCAAGCCCAGTTCCACAAATGTCTCGGTTTGTTTCAGGTATCGTTCGCTCAACCGGCTTTGCTCCAAAGCCAAATTCAAGAGTTTTCTTTCCAAAACCAGTTTGTAGTAAGCATCCGTCACTTGATAGGCGAGTTCATTCTGCCTGTCTTTCAGTTCCCATTTGCTGCGTTCCCGATTTATTTTCCGAAAACGAACCTGATTGATACGTGAAAAACCTTCAAACAAAGACAAAGTCATATCAAGACCTATCGTTCCTTCTTCAAAAGTCTTTTCTGTATAACCATTGGTATCCGGGTCTATCGAACGCCCGAAACGCTTTCCTGTTTCTGCGTTGGCTACTATGCGGGGAAGAAATGTACCGATAGCGGCAGCATAATCCGTTCGTGCTTCCTTTATGTTAATGGCACTATTCCGTATAGAAGGATTCTGTTTCCATGCCAAACGGATACATTCATCCAAACTCATTGCAGATTGAGCATACGTAATCACGGGCAATAAAAACAATAAAAAGAAAATGTTCCTCATTCTTCAGTATATATGCAATTGTGTTCTATATGAATTAAAAAAGCAAACATAATGCCACAATACTTAAACCACTGATTACAAGATAGATGACATACATTATTTTATCGTTCCCGTCCAATTATTACACACTATAACGTCTAAAAATTGGACGTTATCAATAAAAAGCCACCATGACCTGCGTGCAAACAGCCATTATTCAACGTTCAGGCTATAAATATTACTTAAACGAAACATAGGATAAAGTCATGTTTCAGGAAATGTATCATAAAACGTCTAATTATTGGACACTCTCTTGCAGGGAAAAGTAAAAACGAATATCTTTACCCAAAAACTTAAAGAATCGTTCAACCCAGGCAGATCCCCCCAATCTTACATATATGGAAACCGGAACTATTTTAATAGTAGATGATAATAAAAGTGTGTTGGCTTCGCTGGAACTTTTACTCGAAAATGAATTCAGTACAGTCCGCACAGCTGCCAATCCTAATCAAATAACAACACTGCTCACTACCACTTCCATTGATATCGTAATTCTCGATATGAATTTTTCGGCCGGTATCAATAACGGCAACGAAGGACTATACTGGCTGAAACATATTCACGAAATCCGCCCCGCACTCCCTGTGGTAATGTTAACTGCTTACGGAGATGTGGAACTAGCCGTAAAAGCTTTGAAGAACGGAGCTACCGACTTTCTTCTCAAACCTTGGGATAACCGGACACTGGTTCAGAAAATAAAGGAAGCATACAATAATAAATCGAACAGGAAAAGTTCCTCAAAATCAAAAAACTCAATCGTAGGATCCGGCAATCCGAACAAACCTGAAATGCTGATAGGGCATTCTCCCGCCATGCTACAATTAATAAAGGTAGTCAATAAAGTAGCCAGGACCGACGCCAATATTCTGATAACCGGAGAAAACGGGACCGGAAAGGAAATGCTGGCCAGAGAAATACACCGCCTGTCTCCACGCAATACTCGTCCCATGTCAAGTATCGACATGGGAGCTATCAGTGAATCCCTTTTTGAGAGCGAGCTTTTCGGTCACGAGCGCGGAGCTTTTACGGACGCTTACGAAAGCCGTCCGGGAAAATTCGAAGCTGCCAGCGGCAGTTCGCTTTTTATGGATGAGATTGGAAATCTTCCCCTTGCACTACAAGCCAAATTACTGACTGTACTACAAAACAGGAATATCACCCGAATCGGAAGTAATAAAGTCGTCCCCGTTGATATACGACTCATTTCCGCCACCAATAAAGACATCCCGGAAATGGTGAAACAAGGATTATTCCGCGAAGATTTATTCTACCGTATCAACACTATCCACCTTGAAATTCCTCCATTACGAGAACGAGGAGACGACATACTCCTGTTCGTCGAAACCTTTCTCCACCGTTTCGCTTCGAAATACCAACGCCCGGAAATGCGAATGCATGAGCAAACAATAGAGAAACTACGCTCTTACCACTGGCCGGGCAATATCCGGGAACTGCAGCACGCTATCGAGAAAGCCGTTATCTTGTGTGAAGGCAACGTGATACGCCCCAAAGACATTTTGGTAAAACAAACCTGGAAGCCGCAAACCACCAGCACTGTCCCCAATTTGGAAGAAGTGGAAAGGCAAGCCATTGAAACAGCCATTCTGCAAAATAATGGCAACCTGACTGCCGCCGCCGAACAATTGGGAATCAGCCGTCAGACACTCTATAACAAACTAAAACGTTTCAAACCCTGAACAGCATGATATTCAGCCGACACATCTATTGGATTATACTACTACACGTCATGCTTATCCTCGTCACCTCGGGAACAGGCGCCTGGCTTATCATCTCACAACGCGGATTTGTAATAGGCACATTACTAATTACCTGTTCCCTCTTCCAAATCAGCAGGCTGGTAAATAAACTAAATTCATTCAACCAAAAGTTGCGTGTCTTTTTCGATGCCATAGAAGACAAGGATAATATGCTTTACTTTCCCGAACAAAACGTTAGTAAAGAACAGGAAAAACTGAACCGCTCTCTCAACCGCATCAATTTCCTGCTCGCCAAAACTCAATCAGAATATTCCAAACAGGAACACTTCTACCGCTCACTCTTGGAAGAAGTGCCCAGCGGTGTATTAGCATGGGATTCTACCGGAAAAATAATCATAGCAAACAGCACTGCCCTTTCCTTATTAGACTGCCAGCAATTAACCCGATACCGACAACTGGAATCCTTACTGCAAGAAAAAGGCAAAAAGGAGCATCTCAGTCTTTCACAAAGCCGGATGAAACTACAAGATGAAACAATAACTCTCTTGTCTATCAAGGATATCGGTGACGAGCTTAGCGACAAAGAAAGTGAATCGTGGAACAAACTAAGCCACGTGCTCACTCATGAAATAATGAACACCATTGCTCCCATTATCTCCCTGTCACAAACACTGTCCACCTATCCGGACATCAACGAAAAAGCAGTTCGCGGACTTCGCATCATTCAAGCACAAAGCGAACGTTTATTGCAATTTACCGAATCCTTCCGTCACCTCTCCTACCTGCCAAAACCCGAAAAGAAACTTTTCTCACTTACGGCAACCCTGCAAAATCTCCGGGAACTCTTATCCGGCGACTTCAAAGAAAGCAATATCATCTTCACACTGACCTGCGAACCTAAAACGATTTATATGAAAGGTGACGAGAACCAACTCTCCCAAGTCCTGCTTAACCTTCTGAAAAACTCCATGCAAGCACTGGAAGGAAAAGAAAAAGGCAGAATCAGCATCCATGCACAACAAGACGAACACATATCTATTGACATTGCGGACAACGGCCCGGGTATTCCGCCTGAATTACAGGAAAAGATATTTATTCCTTTTTTTACCACCAAATCAGAAGGCAGCGGTATCGGATTAAGCCTATGCAAACAAATTATCCGCCTTCACGACGGGCATCTCACCATTCAGGAAAGCAATCCCGGCAAAACAATTTTTCATATTGATATGCCATTATAAAACAAACCTTTCCGGTGCTTTTCGTGTTTATTATTATATAAACGAACGAATCGCACGATATGAGCATCAAAGAACAATACTGGAAATATTCCCTCATTGTCATTATTCTATTTATGGGAGTTATCATCTTCCGGCAAATCACTCCTTTTTTGGGAGGATTACTGGGAGCATTAACTATGTATATACTTGTACGCACACACATGAATTATCTGACAGAAAAGCGGAAAATGAAACGCAGCATCAGTGCATTACTGATTACGGCAGAAACCATTATGGTGTTTCTTGTTCCGCTGGGATTAATAATCTGGCTAGTGGTAAACAAACTTCAGGATATAAATCTGGCTCCGCAAACCTTTATCGAACCCATTCAGCAAGTAGCAGAATTTATTAAAGAAAAGACCGGTTATGATGTATTGGGAAAAGATACGCTATCATTCATCGTATCTATCCTCCCTCGTATCGGACAGATAATTATGGAAGGCGCCAGTAGCCTTGCAGTCAATCTATTCGTCATGATATTCGTGCTTTACTTTATGCTGATAGGAGGAAAAAAAATGGAAGCATACGTCAACGACATTCTTCCTTTTAATGAGGCAAATACGCAGGAAGTCATTCGTGAGATTAACATGATTGTACGTTCCAATGCTATCGGCATTCCTCTGCTGGCTATCATTCAGGGAGGCGTCGCCATGATAGGCTATCTTATTTTCGGAGCACCCAATATACTATTATTAGGTTTCCTCACCTGCTTCGCAACTATTATTCCAATGGTAGGTACAGCATTGGTATGGTTTCCCGTAGCCGCTTATCTGGCTATTAGCGGAGACTGGTTCCATGCAATCGGGCTCGCTGCATACGGAGCCATCGTCGTGTCACAATCCGACAACCTGATCCGATTTATCCTTCAAAAGAAAATGGCGGACACACATCCGCTCATCACTATTTTCGGAGTTGTCATCGGTTTGCCGTTATTCGGATTTATGGGAGTCATCTTCGGGCCGTTATTACTCTCGCTATTCTTCCTTTTCGTGAATATGTTCAAGAAAGAATATCTGGATTTGCGAAATAACCTTCCTTCAAGATGAGGGAACTATCGAAAAAATGCGTACTTTTGCGGGCGTAAAAACGACACTTAAATTCAATGGAAGCATTTACATTCAATACTGCCGAACTGATTCTTTTATCGGCGGCAGGTATTCTTTTTATCATTCAGCTTATTTACTATTTCGGTTTGTACAATCGGATACACGTTCGCAATAAGACTGTACGCAAAGAGGAAACCCACTTCTCACGGGAATTGCCTCCACTTTCCGTCATTCTTTGTGCACGCAATGAAGCTGATAACCTGCGTAAAATTCTGCCTGCTATTCTGGAACAAGATTACCCGCAGTTCGAAGTCATTGTTATCAATGACGCTTCCACTGATGAAACAGAAGATGTGCTGGGATACATGGAAGAAAAATATCCTCATCTCTACCATAGTTTTACACCGGACAGCGCCCGCTATATCAGCCACAAGAAACTAGCTCTGACATTAGGTATCAAAGCCAGCAAGCACGACTGGCTTGTATTTACGGAAACCAACTGTATGCCTGCAAGTAACCAATGGCTGAAACTTATGGCGCGCAACTTCACTTCGCAAACGCAAATCGTATTGGGGTACAGCGGATACGACCGTATCAAAGGCTGGTTACACAAACGTATCGCATTCGATACATTATTTCAGTCTTTACGTTATCTGGGGTTCGCCTTGGCCGGAAACCCCTATATGGGTATCGGTCGTAACATGGCTTACCGTAAAGAATTATTCTTCAAACAAAAAGGATATTCCAAATATCTGAACCTGCAACGCGGAGAAGATGACTTGTTCATTAATCAAATAGTAACCAAAACGAATACGCGCGTAGAAACTGACTTCAACGCTACGATGCGTATACAGCCCGTCTATCGCTACAAAGACTGGAAGGAAGAAAAAATTAGTTATATGGCTACCGCACGCTTCTACCGTGGAGCACAACGTTACCTGTCGGGATTCGAAACATTTTCCCGCCTGTTATTCTATGTCGCCTGTATGGCAGGTATCGTATTCGGCATACTCAACTTTCATTGGCTGGTAGCAGGTATTGCATTATTGATATGGC
The nucleotide sequence above comes from Bacteroides caccae. Encoded proteins:
- a CDS encoding sensor histidine kinase, whose protein sequence is MIFSRHIYWIILLHVMLILVTSGTGAWLIISQRGFVIGTLLITCSLFQISRLVNKLNSFNQKLRVFFDAIEDKDNMLYFPEQNVSKEQEKLNRSLNRINFLLAKTQSEYSKQEHFYRSLLEEVPSGVLAWDSTGKIIIANSTALSLLDCQQLTRYRQLESLLQEKGKKEHLSLSQSRMKLQDETITLLSIKDIGDELSDKESESWNKLSHVLTHEIMNTIAPIISLSQTLSTYPDINEKAVRGLRIIQAQSERLLQFTESFRHLSYLPKPEKKLFSLTATLQNLRELLSGDFKESNIIFTLTCEPKTIYMKGDENQLSQVLLNLLKNSMQALEGKEKGRISIHAQQDEHISIDIADNGPGIPPELQEKIFIPFFTTKSEGSGIGLSLCKQIIRLHDGHLTIQESNPGKTIFHIDMPL
- a CDS encoding sigma-54-dependent transcriptional regulator is translated as METGTILIVDDNKSVLASLELLLENEFSTVRTAANPNQITTLLTTTSIDIVILDMNFSAGINNGNEGLYWLKHIHEIRPALPVVMLTAYGDVELAVKALKNGATDFLLKPWDNRTLVQKIKEAYNNKSNRKSSSKSKNSIVGSGNPNKPEMLIGHSPAMLQLIKVVNKVARTDANILITGENGTGKEMLAREIHRLSPRNTRPMSSIDMGAISESLFESELFGHERGAFTDAYESRPGKFEAASGSSLFMDEIGNLPLALQAKLLTVLQNRNITRIGSNKVVPVDIRLISATNKDIPEMVKQGLFREDLFYRINTIHLEIPPLRERGDDILLFVETFLHRFASKYQRPEMRMHEQTIEKLRSYHWPGNIRELQHAIEKAVILCEGNVIRPKDILVKQTWKPQTTSTVPNLEEVERQAIETAILQNNGNLTAAAEQLGISRQTLYNKLKRFKP
- a CDS encoding glycosyltransferase, which gives rise to MEAFTFNTAELILLSAAGILFIIQLIYYFGLYNRIHVRNKTVRKEETHFSRELPPLSVILCARNEADNLRKILPAILEQDYPQFEVIVINDASTDETEDVLGYMEEKYPHLYHSFTPDSARYISHKKLALTLGIKASKHDWLVFTETNCMPASNQWLKLMARNFTSQTQIVLGYSGYDRIKGWLHKRIAFDTLFQSLRYLGFALAGNPYMGIGRNMAYRKELFFKQKGYSKYLNLQRGEDDLFINQIVTKTNTRVETDFNATMRIQPVYRYKDWKEEKISYMATARFYRGAQRYLSGFETFSRLLFYVACMAGIVFGILNFHWLVAGIALLIWLLRYITQAIVINRTAKEMGGGRKYYFSLPIFDILQPIQSLNFKLCRLFRGKGDFMRR
- a CDS encoding AI-2E family transporter, with translation MSIKEQYWKYSLIVIILFMGVIIFRQITPFLGGLLGALTMYILVRTHMNYLTEKRKMKRSISALLITAETIMVFLVPLGLIIWLVVNKLQDINLAPQTFIEPIQQVAEFIKEKTGYDVLGKDTLSFIVSILPRIGQIIMEGASSLAVNLFVMIFVLYFMLIGGKKMEAYVNDILPFNEANTQEVIREINMIVRSNAIGIPLLAIIQGGVAMIGYLIFGAPNILLLGFLTCFATIIPMVGTALVWFPVAAYLAISGDWFHAIGLAAYGAIVVSQSDNLIRFILQKKMADTHPLITIFGVVIGLPLFGFMGVIFGPLLLSLFFLFVNMFKKEYLDLRNNLPSR
- a CDS encoding TolC family protein: MRNIFFLLFLLPVITYAQSAMSLDECIRLAWKQNPSIRNSAINIKEARTDYAAAIGTFLPRIVANAETGKRFGRSIDPDTNGYTEKTFEEGTIGLDMTLSLFEGFSRINQVRFRKINRERSKWELKDRQNELAYQVTDAYYKLVLERKLLNLALEQSRLSERYLKQTETFVELGLKSVSDLQEVKARREGDIYRYQSRANSCRLSLLHLEQLMNFQSGDTLVIQDTIVELNKLPLLSLPSTETLYRQSLEVLPAMRMISLKQKAARKEYAMAGGAFSPSVYGRFTVGSNFYNTAFSARQLRDNIGKYIGIGISFPLLSGFERFTNQRKLKLNLYRLKNEEELEKQQLYTEIEQTLLSLRAGYTEHQQVLQQLSAETLVLKESERKWEEGLISVFQLMEARNRFISAKAELVRVRLQVEMMMKLEKYYREGTFL